One segment of Salvia splendens isolate huo1 chromosome 20, SspV2, whole genome shotgun sequence DNA contains the following:
- the LOC121782298 gene encoding biotin carboxyl carrier protein of acetyl-CoA carboxylase 2, chloroplastic-like isoform X1, which translates to MASFAAPCPKASSPLAAPSQHIASFPRSECRMFPIAKIKVKGISRNHSDAFKVFAMNEVSVEIPSLVAEIPNAESVSVFMDQVSDLIKLVDSRDIVELQLKQLDCELVIRKKEALPQPSTTAPVIYAPQTTYSPQPPTTNVPAPTSSIPSPSPPALPAPAKPKSSHPPFKSPMAGNFYRSPAPGAPPFVKVGDKVQKGQVICIIEAMKLMNDIEADQSGTVVEILAEDGKPVSVDTPLFIIEL; encoded by the exons ATGGCTTCGTTCGCCGCTCCATGTCCGAAGGCTTCGTCGCCGCTGGCAGCGCCATCGCAGCATATTGCTTCGTTCCCGCGATCGGAATGCCGAATGTTTCCGATCGCGAAAATCAAGGTTAAG GGGATTAGCCGGAACCATTCTGATGCGTTTAAGGTGTTCGCCATGAACGAG GTCTCCGTTGAAATACCATCACTTGTGGCAGAGATCCCAAATGCAGAATCTGTTTCAGTTTTCATGGATCAAGTATCCGATCTCATCAA ACTTGTAGACTCAAGAGATATTGTGGAGTTGCAGCTTAAGCAATTGGATTGTGAGCTGGTTATAAGGAAAAAGGAAGCACTGCCGCAACCTTCAACTACAGCTCCAGTAATTTACGCCCCACAGACTACATATTCACCTCAACCTCCTACAACAAATGTACCAGCTCCTACTTCATCGATACCTTCACCTTCGCCTCCAGCATTACCGGCTCCAGCAAAGCCAAAGTCTTCGCATCCCCCATTCAAATCTCCAATGGCTGGGAACTTTTATCGGTCCCCTGCCCCTGGTGCTCCTCCTTTTGTGAAG GTTGGAGATAAGGTCCAGAAAGGACAAGTAATATGCATTATTGAAGCTATGAAACTGATGAATGATATCGAG GCTGATCAGTCCGGCACTGTGGTTGAGATACTAGCGGAGGATGGGAAACCTGTCAGTGTGGACACG CCTTTATTCATCATCGAGCTGTGA
- the LOC121782298 gene encoding biotin carboxyl carrier protein of acetyl-CoA carboxylase 2, chloroplastic-like isoform X2 yields MASFAAPCPKASSPLAAPSQHIASFPRSECRMFPIAKIKGISRNHSDAFKVFAMNEVSVEIPSLVAEIPNAESVSVFMDQVSDLIKLVDSRDIVELQLKQLDCELVIRKKEALPQPSTTAPVIYAPQTTYSPQPPTTNVPAPTSSIPSPSPPALPAPAKPKSSHPPFKSPMAGNFYRSPAPGAPPFVKVGDKVQKGQVICIIEAMKLMNDIEADQSGTVVEILAEDGKPVSVDTPLFIIEL; encoded by the exons ATGGCTTCGTTCGCCGCTCCATGTCCGAAGGCTTCGTCGCCGCTGGCAGCGCCATCGCAGCATATTGCTTCGTTCCCGCGATCGGAATGCCGAATGTTTCCGATCGCGAAAATCAAG GGGATTAGCCGGAACCATTCTGATGCGTTTAAGGTGTTCGCCATGAACGAG GTCTCCGTTGAAATACCATCACTTGTGGCAGAGATCCCAAATGCAGAATCTGTTTCAGTTTTCATGGATCAAGTATCCGATCTCATCAA ACTTGTAGACTCAAGAGATATTGTGGAGTTGCAGCTTAAGCAATTGGATTGTGAGCTGGTTATAAGGAAAAAGGAAGCACTGCCGCAACCTTCAACTACAGCTCCAGTAATTTACGCCCCACAGACTACATATTCACCTCAACCTCCTACAACAAATGTACCAGCTCCTACTTCATCGATACCTTCACCTTCGCCTCCAGCATTACCGGCTCCAGCAAAGCCAAAGTCTTCGCATCCCCCATTCAAATCTCCAATGGCTGGGAACTTTTATCGGTCCCCTGCCCCTGGTGCTCCTCCTTTTGTGAAG GTTGGAGATAAGGTCCAGAAAGGACAAGTAATATGCATTATTGAAGCTATGAAACTGATGAATGATATCGAG GCTGATCAGTCCGGCACTGTGGTTGAGATACTAGCGGAGGATGGGAAACCTGTCAGTGTGGACACG CCTTTATTCATCATCGAGCTGTGA